The Kluyvera intermedia genome window below encodes:
- a CDS encoding VOC family protein, whose translation MKIAHVALWTRNLDAQVNFWQSIFGGQSNKRYISKNRPGFESHFITLDEGATIELMTLPTLPNAPDTPEFVGWAHIALAVGTKQDVDRLAEQARANGTLLSAPHMTGDGYYEAVIADPDGNRVEIVGE comes from the coding sequence ATGAAAATTGCACACGTTGCCCTGTGGACCCGCAACCTCGATGCGCAGGTGAACTTCTGGCAGAGCATCTTCGGCGGGCAAAGCAATAAACGCTACATCAGTAAGAACCGCCCAGGCTTTGAGTCGCATTTTATTACCCTCGACGAGGGCGCAACGATAGAACTGATGACTTTACCAACACTGCCCAACGCCCCCGATACCCCGGAGTTTGTTGGCTGGGCGCATATTGCACTGGCGGTGGGAACAAAACAGGACGTAGACCGCCTGGCTGAACAGGCGCGCGCAAACGGAACGTTACTGAGTGCGCCTCACATGACGGGCGATGGCTATTATGAAGCCGTTATTGCCGATCCAGATGGCAATCGGGTGGAAATCGTCGGGGAGTAA
- a CDS encoding IS1-like element IS1B family transposase (programmed frameshift): protein MASVSISCPSCSATDGVVRNGKSTAGHQRYLCSHCRKTWQLQFTYTASQPGTHQKIIDMAMNGVGCRATARIMGVGLNTIFRHFKKLRPQSVTSRIQPGSDVIVCAEMDEQWGYVGAKSRQRWLFYAYDRLRKTVVAHVFGERTMATLGRLMSLLSPFDVVIWMTDGWPLYESRLKGKLHVISKRYTQRIERHNLNLRQHLARLGRKSLSFSKSVELHDKVIGHYLNIKHYQ, encoded by the exons GTGGCTTCTGTTTCTATCAGCTGTCCCTCCTGTTCAGCTACTGACGGGGTGGTGCGTAACGGCAAAAGCACTGCCGGACATCAGCGCTATCTCTGCTCTCACTGCCGTAAAACATGGCAACTGCAGTTCACTTACACCGCTTCTCAACCCGGTACGCACCAGAAAATCATTGATATGGCCATGAATGGCGTTGGATGCCGGGCAACCGCCCGCATTATGGGCGTTGGCCTCAACACGATTTTCCGCCATT TTAAAAAACTCAGGCCGCAGTCGGTAACCTCGCGCATACAGCCGGGCAGTGACGTCATCGTCTGCGCGGAAATGGACGAACAGTGGGGATACGTCGGGGCTAAATCGCGCCAGCGCTGGCTGTTTTACGCGTATGACAGGCTCCGGAAGACGGTTGTTGCGCACGTATTCGGTGAACGCACTATGGCGACGCTGGGGCGTCTTATGAGCCTGCTGTCACCCTTTGACGTGGTGATATGGATGACGGATGGCTGGCCGCTGTATGAATCCCGCCTGAAGGGAAAGCTGCACGTAATCAGCAAGCGATATACGCAGCGAATTGAGCGGCATAACCTGAATCTGAGGCAGCACCTGGCACGGCTGGGACGGAAGTCGCTGTCGTTCTCAAAATCGGTGGAGCTGCATGACAAAGTCATCGGGCATTATCTGAACATAAAACACTATCAATAA
- a CDS encoding DpnII family type II restriction endonuclease, with the protein MYQRNIEQLRSHAVNWWPRGIVDEQSTTSIIPQLLASQDDFISILSLYKDHNPKTLFTLIESSSMPANLFLKHLCVILDYGGEPIQRLGREFNSIFDIDTSSNRHLMHITLDTKDITYQFEILPVKSLNNVKLKLDGDNLQTPYTLNSLYKDMIMILMYGAFSSSYEHANLSACDMAERVGMKDVLDEYIKQRYIYVSKITGGAKANTNGQLLQKYVREFIADNLGENYSVVSNGKILLHIDGGDIKSPFDIVIKKGNKIIGIEISFQVTTNSTIERKAASAHNRMSDMHSNGYKIAYIIDGAGNFQRRAAVSTICEYSDCTVAFSNEELSLLCNWVREELSD; encoded by the coding sequence ATGTATCAACGAAACATCGAACAATTAAGATCACACGCTGTTAACTGGTGGCCTCGAGGAATTGTAGATGAACAGTCTACAACAAGTATAATTCCGCAGCTATTAGCCAGCCAAGATGATTTCATATCGATATTATCGCTTTATAAAGACCATAACCCTAAAACATTATTCACACTTATTGAATCAAGCAGCATGCCTGCCAACCTTTTCCTAAAACACCTATGCGTTATTCTTGATTATGGTGGTGAACCAATTCAGCGTTTAGGAAGAGAATTTAATTCTATATTTGACATTGATACTTCATCAAATAGACATTTAATGCATATCACGCTTGATACGAAAGATATCACCTATCAATTTGAAATATTACCTGTAAAATCATTAAATAATGTAAAACTCAAGTTAGATGGGGATAACCTTCAGACTCCCTATACATTAAACTCGCTATATAAAGATATGATAATGATTCTGATGTATGGCGCATTTAGCTCATCTTATGAGCATGCAAATCTTAGCGCATGCGACATGGCTGAAAGAGTAGGCATGAAAGATGTATTAGACGAATATATCAAACAACGTTACATATACGTAAGTAAAATTACTGGTGGAGCAAAAGCCAATACCAATGGTCAACTATTACAAAAATATGTAAGGGAATTCATAGCAGATAATCTTGGCGAAAATTATTCCGTCGTTAGCAATGGCAAAATCCTTCTCCATATAGATGGAGGGGATATAAAAAGCCCGTTTGACATAGTAATCAAAAAAGGTAATAAAATCATCGGGATTGAAATAAGCTTTCAGGTTACCACTAACAGCACTATTGAACGTAAGGCGGCAAGTGCCCATAATAGAATGTCTGATATGCATAGCAATGGATATAAGATTGCCTATATTATTGATGGCGCAGGAAATTTTCAGCGTAGAGCTGCGGTATCGACGATTTGTGAGTACAGTGATTGCACAGTTGCATTTTCAAATGAAGAACTGTCGCTATTATGCAATTGGGTTAGAGAGGAATTAAGTGATTAA
- a CDS encoding DNA cytosine methyltransferase: MIKFIDLFSGTGGIRLGFEQALNQLSIKNECVYSCEIDKKACLSYQLNFGENPYGDITKLEANTLPDFNFLLAGFPCQAFSHAGQRKGFEDTRGTLFFDVARILKEKKPTFFLLENVRGLLSHDKGNTYKVIETTLKELGYGVEFLLLNSSSFSVPQNRVRIYILGVLNSDPKMTLRTDLGAADSHDFKNKINEFSNIKFVKDILDPIVDEKYVCTSKFQKMISSAIPDLNEIHGYRLIDYRGGKSLHSWELGIKGKCSSKEIEFMNMLISNRRKKIFGTHKDGKSLSKEQIMTFYPYTDFDHISNSLIAKGYLSKKDELYNPVCGNMSFEVFKFLDPESISITLTASDSNRLGVYHNNILRKITPRECARIQGYPESYILLDDDNAVYKQMGNGVSVPVIKEVALDFIRNNVINSL, translated from the coding sequence GTGATTAAATTTATTGATCTTTTTTCAGGGACTGGTGGAATACGGTTAGGTTTTGAACAGGCTTTGAACCAACTTTCTATAAAGAATGAATGCGTGTATAGCTGCGAAATTGATAAAAAAGCTTGCCTCTCTTATCAATTAAATTTTGGTGAAAATCCTTATGGTGATATAACCAAATTGGAAGCCAATACGTTACCTGATTTTAATTTTCTTTTAGCTGGATTTCCTTGCCAGGCTTTCTCTCATGCAGGGCAAAGAAAGGGCTTTGAGGATACCAGAGGAACGTTATTTTTTGATGTCGCAAGAATACTTAAAGAAAAAAAACCTACATTTTTTCTGTTGGAAAATGTGCGTGGATTACTCAGCCATGATAAGGGAAATACGTATAAAGTTATTGAAACAACCTTAAAAGAATTAGGATATGGTGTTGAATTCCTACTACTAAATAGTAGTTCTTTCTCTGTACCCCAAAATAGGGTACGAATTTACATTCTTGGTGTACTCAATTCAGATCCTAAAATGACTCTTAGAACTGATCTTGGAGCGGCTGATTCACATGATTTCAAAAACAAAATCAATGAATTTAGCAACATAAAATTTGTTAAAGATATACTAGACCCTATTGTAGATGAAAAGTATGTTTGTACTTCAAAGTTCCAAAAAATGATTAGTAGTGCTATTCCTGATCTTAACGAAATCCATGGATATCGTCTTATCGACTATAGAGGAGGAAAATCTCTTCATTCTTGGGAGTTAGGAATAAAAGGCAAATGTTCATCTAAAGAAATTGAATTCATGAATATGTTAATTTCCAATAGACGTAAGAAAATATTCGGCACACATAAAGATGGAAAAAGTCTGTCAAAAGAACAGATAATGACTTTTTACCCATATACTGATTTTGATCATATTTCAAACTCATTGATTGCTAAAGGTTATTTATCAAAAAAAGATGAATTATATAATCCTGTTTGTGGTAATATGTCCTTTGAAGTTTTTAAATTCCTCGATCCCGAAAGCATTAGTATCACATTAACAGCTTCAGATAGTAATCGACTAGGTGTTTATCATAACAATATATTAAGAAAAATAACACCAAGGGAATGTGCCAGAATACAAGGCTATCCTGAATCTTATATTTTACTTGACGACGACAACGCTGTTTACAAGCAAATGGGTAATGGTGTTTCAGTTCCTGTAATTAAGGAAGTTGCATTGGATTTTATAAGAAATAATGTAATCAATTCTTTATAG
- a CDS encoding AAA family ATPase, producing MPVDQIQVRALEDNGYVVIEGNRRVAALKTLLNEYEQKGNNLGKVLPEFFSSIPVVIYPDSTPEHHLTLMALKHISGNKKWGEWNQAKLLENMSTNYKLSETDICHRIGISKVELRRSLRALSLVAQYRNSDYGDQFTESRFPIFRQTIRSQALKVWLGWNEDTAKAENLKNKELFFSLLSREPIEEEDENGHVGYSERFLEPAISKRDDIDLLAKIVSDERALSQLQSTRDLNSAYRASDLVFKERQEAAIRSVSADIDTLYQLAIRPEYVPELESAWGKLKTIIDRTNSISLTGVSQTNVYYDRIKHHFEELHIINYRQLVGMQIKGLSLINIFAGLNNTGKTSLLEAIYLLIKQNDLNGLIEVMRRRGKVSAEHLDPTWMIEQLNNPVLISGVFDNHNCSLSLKTIEESDNSIDKTKYLSTIEIDTTFSNYSQTSLNRTYKGRERETIADYIKLVCPVAFSSPFFLNEPHHYAQYYHKSVQSKSLPLLIDFLKASILPTLRDIRLTDERQRFIVDDEKFDEGVDISSYGEGLQRIFFMSLIFSSASNGVVLIDEFENALHHSLISDFSSFIYKLAKNFNVQVFITSHSKECIDAFTLNEKIKSEDLACHALVNNDGKITNKNFDGDTFRTLVEAGNVDLRDAR from the coding sequence TTGCCTGTTGATCAGATTCAGGTAAGAGCTCTTGAGGATAATGGATATGTTGTTATCGAAGGGAATAGGCGCGTAGCTGCTTTAAAAACATTATTAAATGAATACGAACAAAAAGGAAATAATCTGGGAAAAGTTCTACCAGAATTTTTTAGTTCCATCCCAGTAGTTATTTACCCAGACTCGACACCTGAGCACCATCTTACTCTTATGGCACTTAAGCATATCAGTGGGAATAAAAAATGGGGGGAGTGGAATCAGGCAAAGCTACTTGAAAATATGAGTACAAACTATAAGTTAAGTGAAACAGATATCTGTCATAGAATTGGCATAAGTAAAGTTGAATTAAGGCGTAGCCTAAGGGCTTTATCTCTTGTTGCGCAATATAGAAATTCTGATTATGGTGATCAATTTACAGAAAGCCGATTCCCAATATTTAGACAAACAATACGTAGTCAAGCATTAAAAGTATGGCTTGGATGGAATGAAGATACTGCAAAAGCAGAAAACTTGAAAAATAAAGAATTATTTTTCTCCCTTCTATCTCGAGAACCAATCGAAGAGGAAGATGAGAATGGCCATGTTGGTTACAGTGAAAGGTTTCTGGAACCGGCTATAAGTAAAAGGGATGATATTGATCTTCTTGCTAAAATCGTGTCTGATGAACGTGCTTTGTCGCAATTGCAATCAACTAGAGATCTCAATAGTGCTTACCGTGCTAGTGATTTAGTATTTAAAGAAAGACAAGAAGCTGCTATACGCTCCGTCTCAGCTGATATTGATACATTATACCAGCTTGCCATACGACCTGAATATGTCCCTGAACTCGAAAGCGCTTGGGGAAAATTAAAAACAATTATTGATCGGACCAACAGTATCAGCCTGACTGGTGTATCACAAACAAACGTTTATTACGATAGAATAAAACATCACTTTGAAGAATTACATATAATAAACTACCGCCAATTAGTAGGTATGCAAATTAAAGGTCTATCCTTAATTAATATATTTGCCGGATTAAACAATACCGGTAAGACATCGTTATTAGAAGCAATTTATCTTCTAATTAAACAAAATGATTTAAATGGACTAATAGAAGTAATGCGTCGCCGTGGGAAAGTCTCAGCTGAGCATTTAGACCCGACGTGGATGATTGAACAATTGAATAATCCTGTACTTATTTCAGGCGTATTTGATAATCATAACTGTTCATTAAGTTTAAAAACTATCGAAGAGTCAGACAATTCTATCGATAAAACAAAATATTTATCAACTATAGAGATCGATACTACATTTTCTAACTATAGCCAGACCTCGTTGAATCGAACTTACAAAGGCCGCGAACGTGAGACAATAGCAGACTATATAAAATTGGTATGTCCTGTCGCATTCAGTAGTCCATTTTTCTTGAATGAACCTCATCATTATGCTCAATACTACCACAAAAGTGTTCAGTCTAAGTCATTGCCGCTACTTATAGATTTCTTGAAAGCATCGATTCTTCCTACGCTGAGAGATATACGGCTTACTGATGAAAGACAGCGTTTCATTGTTGACGATGAAAAATTTGATGAAGGCGTCGACATTTCATCTTATGGTGAAGGGTTGCAGAGAATATTTTTCATGTCTCTTATATTTTCAAGTGCCAGTAATGGTGTTGTTCTTATCGATGAGTTCGAAAATGCCCTACATCACTCTCTAATTTCTGATTTTTCTTCTTTTATTTATAAACTTGCTAAAAACTTCAACGTCCAGGTATTCATAACAAGTCATAGTAAAGAATGCATTGATGCATTTACCTTAAATGAAAAGATAAAATCAGAAGATCTAGCTTGCCATGCATTAGTAAATAATGATGGTAAAATTACTAATAAGAATTTCGATGGTGATACATTCCGTACTTTAGTTGAAGCAGGAAACGTTGATTTGAGGGATGCACGATAA
- a CDS encoding IS3 family transposase (programmed frameshift), which translates to MRKIRFTEHQIIAVLKSVEAGRTVKDVCREAAISEASYYNWKAKYGGMEAADIKKIKDPEDENRRLKQMFADLSLENRALKDVIEKKPLKPAIKRELVRYLAAQFAMSLRQACRTLSLSRTVYFYQPATRRDESVIHALTELAERYPRYGFKKLFQLLRRQGNTWNHKRVHRIYCLLKLNFRRKVKQRLPVRNPTPLATPQALNQSWSIDFMHDALVCGRRFRTFNVVDDFNREVLAIEIDLNIPAQRVVRVMDRIVANRGYPLKMRMENGPELVSLALAQWTEEHGVMLDFIKPGKPTQNAFIERFNRTYRTEILDFYLFRTLNEAREITERWLNEYNRERPHESLNNLTPEEYRLMAEKPEISKSVWS; encoded by the exons ATGCGTAAGATCCGATTCACCGAGCACCAGATCATCGCCGTCCTGAAGTCCGTCGAAGCCGGACGAACTGTCAAAGATGTCTGCCGTGAGGCCGCAATATCTGAAGCCAGTTACTACAACTGGAAGGCGAAATATGGCGGGATGGAAGCGGCTGATATTAAAAAAATCAAAGACCCTGAAGATGAGAACCGACGCCTCAAACAGATGTTTGCTGACCTGAGTCTGGAAAATCGAGCGTTAAAAGACGTCATCGAAAAAAAGC CTTTAAAACCAGCGATAAAGCGTGAACTCGTCCGCTATCTGGCGGCGCAATTTGCCATGAGTTTACGCCAGGCCTGCAGGACGTTATCGCTGAGCAGGACGGTGTATTTTTATCAGCCCGCTACCCGGCGTGATGAATCGGTGATCCATGCGCTGACTGAACTGGCAGAACGCTATCCGCGCTACGGTTTTAAGAAGCTGTTCCAGCTGCTGCGAAGGCAGGGCAATACCTGGAACCATAAACGCGTTCACCGGATTTACTGCCTGCTGAAACTGAATTTTCGTCGTAAGGTTAAACAACGTCTGCCGGTGCGCAACCCGACCCCGCTGGCAACACCGCAAGCGTTAAACCAGAGCTGGTCGATTGATTTTATGCACGATGCACTCGTCTGCGGCAGACGCTTTCGAACCTTCAACGTGGTGGATGATTTTAACCGTGAGGTGCTGGCGATAGAAATCGACCTGAATATTCCAGCTCAGCGTGTCGTCCGGGTAATGGACAGGATAGTCGCAAACCGCGGATATCCTCTGAAGATGCGGATGGAAAACGGGCCAGAACTGGTCTCACTGGCACTGGCGCAGTGGACGGAAGAACACGGGGTGATGCTGGACTTTATCAAACCGGGTAAGCCGACCCAGAATGCCTTTATCGAACGGTTTAACAGGACGTACCGGACAGAAATACTGGATTTTTACCTGTTCAGAACGCTGAACGAAGCACGGGAAATCACAGAGCGCTGGCTGAATGAATACAACAGGGAGCGGCCCCATGAATCCCTGAATAACCTGACACCGGAAGAATACCGGCTGATGGCTGAGAAACCGGAAATCTCAAAAAGCGTGTGGAGCTAA
- the ahr gene encoding NADPH-dependent aldehyde reductase Ahr, which translates to MSIIKSYAAKNAGAELEVWEYDAGELLPEDVEVKVDYCGICHSDLSMIDNEWGMSQYPLVAGHEVIGHVVALGSAAQSKGLKIGQRVGIGWTARSCGHCDACIDGNQVNCSGGSVATILNHGGFADKLRADWQWVIPLPDSIDIETAGPMLCGGITVFKPLLMHHVTATSRVGVIGIGGLGHIAIKLLRAMGAEVTAFSSNTSKEQEVRAMGADHVVNSRSPEALKELAGQFDLIINTVNVDLNWQPYFEALASGGNFHTVGAVLTPLPVPAFTLIGGDRSISGSATGNPSELRKLMKFAGRSKVTPITELFPMSEINDAIQHVRDGKARYRVVLKADF; encoded by the coding sequence ATGTCCATTATAAAAAGCTACGCCGCCAAGAATGCCGGAGCGGAACTGGAAGTCTGGGAATACGATGCCGGTGAACTGCTGCCGGAAGACGTTGAGGTGAAGGTGGATTACTGCGGGATCTGCCACTCTGACCTGTCGATGATCGACAACGAATGGGGCATGTCGCAGTATCCGCTGGTTGCGGGCCATGAGGTGATTGGCCACGTGGTGGCGCTGGGTAGCGCTGCGCAGAGTAAGGGCCTGAAGATTGGTCAGCGCGTGGGCATTGGCTGGACGGCGCGAAGCTGCGGTCACTGCGATGCCTGTATCGACGGCAACCAGGTTAACTGTTCTGGTGGGTCGGTGGCGACCATCCTGAACCACGGCGGCTTTGCCGATAAGCTACGCGCTGACTGGCAATGGGTTATTCCGCTGCCGGACAGCATCGATATCGAAACCGCAGGCCCAATGCTCTGCGGTGGCATCACCGTGTTTAAACCGCTGCTGATGCATCATGTGACCGCCACCAGCCGCGTGGGGGTGATTGGGATTGGTGGGCTGGGGCATATCGCCATTAAGCTGTTGCGGGCGATGGGGGCGGAAGTGACGGCCTTTAGTTCTAACACGTCCAAAGAGCAGGAAGTGCGGGCGATGGGCGCGGACCACGTGGTGAACAGCCGTTCACCGGAAGCGCTGAAGGAGCTGGCGGGTCAGTTTGACCTTATCATCAACACCGTGAACGTCGACCTGAACTGGCAGCCATACTTCGAAGCGCTGGCTTCGGGCGGCAACTTCCATACGGTTGGGGCGGTGCTCACCCCGCTTCCAGTGCCGGCCTTTACGCTGATTGGCGGCGACCGCAGCATCTCCGGTTCGGCGACGGGCAACCCATCTGAACTGCGCAAGCTGATGAAGTTTGCCGGTCGCAGCAAGGTCACACCGATTACCGAGCTGTTCCCGATGTCAGAAATCAACGACGCTATCCAGCACGTGCGTGACGGCAAAGCCCGTTATCGCGTGGTGTTAAAAGCCGACTTCTGA
- a CDS encoding helicase HerA-like C-terminal domain-containing protein: MSTPLLIARTQDTQLVLLSNMANRHGLITGATGTGKTVTLQKLAESFSEIGVPVFMADVKGDLTGIAKEGQASEKLLARLNNIGVTDWEPHANPVVVWDIFGEKGHPVRATVSDLGPLLLARLLNLNEVQSGVLNIIFRIADNQGLLLLDFKDLRAITQYIGDNAKSFQNQYGNISTASVGAIQRGLLTLEQQGAEHFFGEPMLDIKDWMRTDSNGKGIINILSAEKLYQMPKLYAASLLWMLSELYEQLPEAGDLDKPKLVFFFDEAHLLFSDAPQVLLDKIEQVIRLIRSKGVGVYFVSQNPSDIPDAVLGQLGNRVQHALRAFTPKDQKAVKTAAQTMRANPAFNTEQAIQELGTGEALISFLDAKGSPSIVERAMVIAPDSRMGPVTDDERNGLINNSPLYGKYEDEVDRESAFEMLQKGVENSAGQADAPPAKGQQSTDDGGLLGGLKDIIFGTTGPRGGKHDGLVQTAAKSAVRQVTNQIVRGMLGSLLGGRRR; this comes from the coding sequence ATGAGCACACCTTTGCTAATAGCACGCACCCAGGACACACAGCTGGTTTTACTTTCCAATATGGCGAACCGCCACGGGCTGATTACCGGCGCCACGGGCACGGGTAAGACCGTCACCCTGCAAAAGCTGGCGGAGTCGTTCTCGGAGATTGGTGTGCCGGTGTTTATGGCGGATGTAAAAGGTGATCTGACCGGTATTGCCAAAGAAGGTCAGGCTTCTGAGAAGCTGCTGGCGCGGCTGAATAATATCGGCGTTACCGACTGGGAGCCGCATGCAAACCCGGTGGTGGTGTGGGATATCTTCGGCGAGAAAGGCCATCCGGTGCGCGCCACCGTGTCCGACCTCGGGCCGCTGCTGCTGGCGCGCTTGCTTAATCTCAACGAGGTGCAGTCCGGGGTGCTCAATATTATCTTCCGTATTGCCGACAATCAGGGTCTGCTGCTGCTGGACTTTAAAGACCTGCGCGCCATCACTCAGTACATTGGCGATAACGCAAAATCCTTCCAGAATCAGTACGGCAATATCAGTACCGCCTCGGTGGGAGCCATCCAGCGTGGGCTGCTGACGCTGGAACAGCAAGGGGCCGAACATTTCTTTGGCGAACCGATGCTGGATATCAAAGACTGGATGCGTACCGATAGCAACGGCAAAGGCATCATCAACATCCTCAGCGCGGAAAAGCTCTACCAGATGCCGAAGCTGTACGCCGCCAGCTTGCTGTGGATGCTCTCTGAGCTGTACGAGCAACTGCCGGAAGCGGGCGATCTGGATAAGCCGAAACTGGTGTTCTTCTTTGATGAAGCGCACCTGCTGTTTAGCGATGCGCCGCAGGTACTGCTGGATAAAATCGAGCAGGTGATCCGCCTGATACGTTCGAAAGGCGTCGGGGTCTATTTTGTGTCGCAAAATCCGTCAGATATTCCTGATGCGGTACTGGGTCAGTTGGGTAACCGCGTGCAGCACGCGCTGCGCGCCTTTACGCCTAAAGATCAGAAAGCGGTGAAAACGGCGGCGCAGACCATGCGGGCAAATCCGGCGTTCAATACCGAACAGGCGATTCAGGAACTGGGCACTGGGGAAGCGTTAATCTCCTTCCTTGATGCGAAAGGCAGCCCATCGATTGTTGAGCGGGCGATGGTGATTGCGCCAGACTCGCGTATGGGGCCGGTGACTGACGATGAGCGTAATGGGCTTATCAATAACTCGCCGCTGTACGGCAAGTATGAGGATGAGGTCGACCGGGAGTCGGCGTTTGAGATGCTGCAAAAAGGCGTCGAGAACAGCGCGGGTCAGGCGGATGCTCCGCCAGCTAAGGGTCAGCAAAGTACCGATGATGGTGGACTGCTGGGCGGGCTGAAAGACATTATCTTTGGCACCACCGGGCCGCGCGGCGGCAAGCATGATGGATTGGTACAAACGGCGGCGAAAAGTGCCGTGCGTCAGGTGACGAACCAGATTGTGCGCGGCATGCTGGGTAGCCTGCTTGGCGGAAGACGTCGCTAA
- the lptG gene encoding LPS export ABC transporter permease LptG encodes MQPFGVLDRYIGKTIFTTIMMTLFMLVSLSGIIKFVDQLKKAGQGSYDAMGAGLYTILSAPKDVQIFFPMAALLGALLGLGMLAQRSELVVMQASGFTRMQVALAVMKTAIPLVLLTMAMGEWVAPQGEQMARNYRAQQMYGGSLLSTQQGMWAKDGHNFVYIERVKGDEELGGVSIYAFNDQRRLQSVRYAASAKFDNEQKVWRLSQVDESNLSNPKQITGSQTVSGTWKTTLTPDKLGVVALDPDALSISGLHNYVKYLKASGQDPGRYQLNMWSKIFQPLSVAVMMLMALSFIFGPLRSVAMGVRVVTGISFGFVFYVLDQIFGPLTLVYGIPPIIGALLPSASFFLISLWLMTRKA; translated from the coding sequence ATGCAGCCGTTTGGTGTACTTGACCGCTATATCGGCAAGACGATATTTACCACCATCATGATGACTCTGTTCATGCTGGTGTCGTTGTCCGGCATCATCAAGTTTGTCGACCAGTTGAAAAAGGCCGGGCAGGGCAGTTATGACGCGATGGGCGCCGGTTTATATACGATTCTGAGCGCGCCAAAAGATGTGCAGATCTTCTTCCCGATGGCGGCACTGTTAGGTGCGTTGCTGGGGCTGGGGATGCTGGCTCAGCGCAGCGAACTGGTGGTAATGCAGGCTTCCGGTTTCACCCGTATGCAGGTGGCGCTGGCGGTAATGAAAACCGCCATCCCGCTGGTGTTGCTGACTATGGCAATGGGCGAGTGGGTTGCGCCGCAGGGTGAGCAGATGGCGCGTAACTACCGCGCCCAGCAGATGTATGGCGGCTCACTGCTGTCGACCCAACAGGGGATGTGGGCGAAAGACGGTCACAACTTTGTTTACATCGAGCGGGTCAAAGGCGACGAGGAGCTGGGTGGCGTAAGTATTTATGCGTTTAACGACCAACGTCGCTTACAGTCCGTACGCTATGCTGCCAGCGCGAAGTTTGATAATGAACAGAAGGTGTGGCGACTGTCGCAGGTGGACGAATCTAATCTGAGCAATCCAAAGCAGATTACGGGTTCGCAGACGGTAAGCGGGACCTGGAAAACCACGCTGACGCCGGACAAATTAGGCGTTGTTGCGCTGGATCCGGATGCGCTTTCCATCAGTGGCTTGCATAACTACGTGAAGTACCTGAAGGCCAGTGGCCAGGATCCTGGGCGCTACCAGCTGAATATGTGGAGCAAAATCTTCCAGCCGCTTTCCGTGGCGGTGATGATGCTGATGGCACTGTCGTTCATCTTCGGCCCGCTGCGTAGCGTGGCGATGGGCGTGCGTGTGGTGACGGGGATTAGCTTTGGTTTTGTGTTCTACGTGCTTGACCAGATCTTCGGGCCGCTGACGCTGGTATACGGCATTCCGCCGATTATCGGAGCATTGCTGCCGAGCGCCAGCTTCTTCCTGATAAGCCTGTGGCTGATGACGCGAAAAGCCTGA